From a region of the Castor canadensis chromosome 7, mCasCan1.hap1v2, whole genome shotgun sequence genome:
- the Slc35e2b gene encoding solute carrier family 35 member E2B isoform X3 has product MSSSAKPQALEETMPGCEEEPKGRGLLTWGSLFGHQSEKIIFTKGEGNPEESLLTVTITETTVIESDLGVWSSRALIYLSLWFFFSFCTLFLNKYILSLLEGEPSMLGAVQMLSTTLIGCVKIFIPCCLYQHKTRHSYPPNFIMTMLFVGLMRFATVVLGLVSLKNVAVSFAETVKSSAPIFTVIMSRMILGEYTGLLVNLSLIPVMGGLALCTATEISFNILGFSAALSTNIMDCLQNVFSKKLLSGDKYRFSAPGMREIQHLCPRRAPELQFYTSAAAMAMLIPAWIFFMDMPVIGRSGKSFNYNQDIMLLLLTDGALFHLQSVTAYALMGKISPVTFSVASTVKHALSIWLSIIVFGNKITSLSAIGTILVTVGVLLYNKARQHQQEAMQSLASATSRVPEDETEPLVSQDPRQHH; this is encoded by the exons ATGTCATCTTCTGCAAAGCCCCAAGCACTGGAGGAAACCATGCCTGGATGCGAGGAGGAGCCAAAGGGAAGGGGACTTCTCACCTGGGGCTCCCTTTTTGGTCACCAAAGCGAGAAGATCATCTTTACCAAGGGTGAGGGCAACCCGGAGGAGAGCCTGCTCACTGTCACCATCACGGAGACCACCGTCATCGAGTCGGATTTGGGCGTGTGGAGCTCACGGGCGCTTATCTACCTTTCACTGTGGTTCTTCTTCAGCTTCTGCACACTGTTCCTCAACAAGTACATCCTGTCCCTGCTGGAGGGTGAGCCCAGTATGCTAG GTGCCGTGCAAATGCTGTCTACTACATTAATCGGATGTGTTAAGATATTTATCCCTTGCTGTTTATATCAGCACAAAACCCGGCACTCTTATCCACCCAACTTCATCATGACCATGCTCTTTGTGGGTCTAATGAG gtTTGCGACAGTGGTCTTGGGGCTGGTCAGCCTGAAGAACGTAGCGGTGTCTTTTGCTGAGACAGTGAAGAGTTCTGCACCCATCTTCACTGTGATCATGTCTCGGATGATCCTAGGGGAATACACAG GGCTGCTGGTCAACCTGTCCCTCATCCCAGTCATGGGAGGGCTGGCACTGTGCACTGCCACTGAGATAAGCTTCAACATCCTGGGGTTTTCAGCCGCATTATCCACCAACATCATGGACTG tTTGCAGAATGTCTTTTCAAAAAAGCTTCTCAGCGGGGACAAGTACAGGTTCTC GGCCCCAGGCATGAGGGAAATCCAGCATCTCTGTCCTCGCAGGGCTCCGGAGCTGCAGTTCTACACGAGTGCCGCAGCTATGGCTATGCTGATTCCTGCCTGGATCTTCTTCATG GACATGCCTGTGATTGGAAGGAGCGGAAAGAGTTTCAACTACAACCAGGACATCATGCTGCTGCTCCTGACGGATGGTGCCCTGTTCCACCTTCAGAGTGTTACTGCTTACGCCCTCATGGGGAAGATCTCACCCGTGACTTTCAG CGTTGCCAGCACCGTGAAGCATGCCTTGTCCATCTGGCTCAGCATCATCGTTTTTGGCAACAAAATCACCAGCCTGTCAGCCATTGGCACCATCCTTGTGACAGTGGGCGTCTTGCTCTACAACAAGGCCAGGCAGCACCAGCAGGAAGCCATGCAGAGCCTGGCCTCAGCCACCAGTCGGGTCCCAGAGGATGAAACAGAGCCACTTGTTTCTCAGGATCCCAGACAGCACCACTGA
- the Slc35e2b gene encoding solute carrier family 35 member E2B isoform X2 — MSSSAKPQALEETMPGCEEEPKGRGLLTWGSLFGHQSEKIIFTKGEGNPEESLLTVTITETTVIESDLGVWSSRALIYLSLWFFFSFCTLFLNKYILSLLEGEPSMLGAVQMLSTTLIGCVKIFIPCCLYQHKTRHSYPPNFIMTMLFVGLMRFATVVLGLVSLKNVAVSFAETVKSSAPIFTVIMSRMILGEYTEWVGIALSLARGLHQLPCVLLLPGLLVNLSLIPVMGGLALCTATEISFNILGFSAALSTNIMDCLQNVFSKKLLSGDKYRFSAPELQFYTSAAAMAMLIPAWIFFMDMPVIGRSGKSFNYNQDIMLLLLTDGALFHLQSVTAYALMGKISPVTFSVASTVKHALSIWLSIIVFGNKITSLSAIGTILVTVGVLLYNKARQHQQEAMQSLASATSRVPEDETEPLVSQDPRQHH; from the exons ATGTCATCTTCTGCAAAGCCCCAAGCACTGGAGGAAACCATGCCTGGATGCGAGGAGGAGCCAAAGGGAAGGGGACTTCTCACCTGGGGCTCCCTTTTTGGTCACCAAAGCGAGAAGATCATCTTTACCAAGGGTGAGGGCAACCCGGAGGAGAGCCTGCTCACTGTCACCATCACGGAGACCACCGTCATCGAGTCGGATTTGGGCGTGTGGAGCTCACGGGCGCTTATCTACCTTTCACTGTGGTTCTTCTTCAGCTTCTGCACACTGTTCCTCAACAAGTACATCCTGTCCCTGCTGGAGGGTGAGCCCAGTATGCTAG GTGCCGTGCAAATGCTGTCTACTACATTAATCGGATGTGTTAAGATATTTATCCCTTGCTGTTTATATCAGCACAAAACCCGGCACTCTTATCCACCCAACTTCATCATGACCATGCTCTTTGTGGGTCTAATGAG gtTTGCGACAGTGGTCTTGGGGCTGGTCAGCCTGAAGAACGTAGCGGTGTCTTTTGCTGAGACAGTGAAGAGTTCTGCACCCATCTTCACTGTGATCATGTCTCGGATGATCCTAGGGGAATACACAG AATGGGTAGGAATAGCCTTGTCCCTGGCAAGGGGCCTGCACCAGTTACCTTGTGTGCTGCTCTTGCCAGGGCTGCTGGTCAACCTGTCCCTCATCCCAGTCATGGGAGGGCTGGCACTGTGCACTGCCACTGAGATAAGCTTCAACATCCTGGGGTTTTCAGCCGCATTATCCACCAACATCATGGACTG tTTGCAGAATGTCTTTTCAAAAAAGCTTCTCAGCGGGGACAAGTACAGGTTCTC GGCTCCGGAGCTGCAGTTCTACACGAGTGCCGCAGCTATGGCTATGCTGATTCCTGCCTGGATCTTCTTCATG GACATGCCTGTGATTGGAAGGAGCGGAAAGAGTTTCAACTACAACCAGGACATCATGCTGCTGCTCCTGACGGATGGTGCCCTGTTCCACCTTCAGAGTGTTACTGCTTACGCCCTCATGGGGAAGATCTCACCCGTGACTTTCAG CGTTGCCAGCACCGTGAAGCATGCCTTGTCCATCTGGCTCAGCATCATCGTTTTTGGCAACAAAATCACCAGCCTGTCAGCCATTGGCACCATCCTTGTGACAGTGGGCGTCTTGCTCTACAACAAGGCCAGGCAGCACCAGCAGGAAGCCATGCAGAGCCTGGCCTCAGCCACCAGTCGGGTCCCAGAGGATGAAACAGAGCCACTTGTTTCTCAGGATCCCAGACAGCACCACTGA
- the Slc35e2b gene encoding solute carrier family 35 member E2B isoform X5 translates to MRGGAKGKGTSHLGLPFWSPKREDHLYQGFCTLFLNKYILSLLEGEPSMLGAVQMLSTTLIGCVKIFIPCCLYQHKTRHSYPPNFIMTMLFVGLMRFATVVLGLVSLKNVAVSFAETVKSSAPIFTVIMSRMILGEYTEWVGIALSLARGLHQLPCVLLLPGLLVNLSLIPVMGGLALCTATEISFNILGFSAALSTNIMDCLQNVFSKKLLSGDKYRFSAPGMREIQHLCPRRAPELQFYTSAAAMAMLIPAWIFFMDMPVIGRSGKSFNYNQDIMLLLLTDGALFHLQSVTAYALMGKISPVTFSVASTVKHALSIWLSIIVFGNKITSLSAIGTILVTVGVLLYNKARQHQQEAMQSLASATSRVPEDETEPLVSQDPRQHH, encoded by the exons ATGCGAGGAGGAGCCAAAGGGAAGGGGACTTCTCACCTGGGGCTCCCTTTTTGGTCACCAAAGCGAGAAGATCATCTTTACCAAGG CTTCTGCACACTGTTCCTCAACAAGTACATCCTGTCCCTGCTGGAGGGTGAGCCCAGTATGCTAG GTGCCGTGCAAATGCTGTCTACTACATTAATCGGATGTGTTAAGATATTTATCCCTTGCTGTTTATATCAGCACAAAACCCGGCACTCTTATCCACCCAACTTCATCATGACCATGCTCTTTGTGGGTCTAATGAG gtTTGCGACAGTGGTCTTGGGGCTGGTCAGCCTGAAGAACGTAGCGGTGTCTTTTGCTGAGACAGTGAAGAGTTCTGCACCCATCTTCACTGTGATCATGTCTCGGATGATCCTAGGGGAATACACAG AATGGGTAGGAATAGCCTTGTCCCTGGCAAGGGGCCTGCACCAGTTACCTTGTGTGCTGCTCTTGCCAGGGCTGCTGGTCAACCTGTCCCTCATCCCAGTCATGGGAGGGCTGGCACTGTGCACTGCCACTGAGATAAGCTTCAACATCCTGGGGTTTTCAGCCGCATTATCCACCAACATCATGGACTG tTTGCAGAATGTCTTTTCAAAAAAGCTTCTCAGCGGGGACAAGTACAGGTTCTC GGCCCCAGGCATGAGGGAAATCCAGCATCTCTGTCCTCGCAGGGCTCCGGAGCTGCAGTTCTACACGAGTGCCGCAGCTATGGCTATGCTGATTCCTGCCTGGATCTTCTTCATG GACATGCCTGTGATTGGAAGGAGCGGAAAGAGTTTCAACTACAACCAGGACATCATGCTGCTGCTCCTGACGGATGGTGCCCTGTTCCACCTTCAGAGTGTTACTGCTTACGCCCTCATGGGGAAGATCTCACCCGTGACTTTCAG CGTTGCCAGCACCGTGAAGCATGCCTTGTCCATCTGGCTCAGCATCATCGTTTTTGGCAACAAAATCACCAGCCTGTCAGCCATTGGCACCATCCTTGTGACAGTGGGCGTCTTGCTCTACAACAAGGCCAGGCAGCACCAGCAGGAAGCCATGCAGAGCCTGGCCTCAGCCACCAGTCGGGTCCCAGAGGATGAAACAGAGCCACTTGTTTCTCAGGATCCCAGACAGCACCACTGA
- the Slc35e2b gene encoding solute carrier family 35 member E2B isoform X4, with translation MSSSAKPQALEETMPGCEEEPKGRGLLTWGSLFGHQSEKIIFTKGEGNPEESLLTVTITETTVIESDLGVWSSRALIYLSLWFFFSFCTLFLNKYILSLLEGEPSMLGAVQMLSTTLIGCVKIFIPCCLYQHKTRHSYPPNFIMTMLFVGLMRFATVVLGLVSLKNVAVSFAETVKSSAPIFTVIMSRMILGEYTGLLVNLSLIPVMGGLALCTATEISFNILGFSAALSTNIMDCLQNVFSKKLLSGDKYRFSAPELQFYTSAAAMAMLIPAWIFFMDMPVIGRSGKSFNYNQDIMLLLLTDGALFHLQSVTAYALMGKISPVTFSVASTVKHALSIWLSIIVFGNKITSLSAIGTILVTVGVLLYNKARQHQQEAMQSLASATSRVPEDETEPLVSQDPRQHH, from the exons ATGTCATCTTCTGCAAAGCCCCAAGCACTGGAGGAAACCATGCCTGGATGCGAGGAGGAGCCAAAGGGAAGGGGACTTCTCACCTGGGGCTCCCTTTTTGGTCACCAAAGCGAGAAGATCATCTTTACCAAGGGTGAGGGCAACCCGGAGGAGAGCCTGCTCACTGTCACCATCACGGAGACCACCGTCATCGAGTCGGATTTGGGCGTGTGGAGCTCACGGGCGCTTATCTACCTTTCACTGTGGTTCTTCTTCAGCTTCTGCACACTGTTCCTCAACAAGTACATCCTGTCCCTGCTGGAGGGTGAGCCCAGTATGCTAG GTGCCGTGCAAATGCTGTCTACTACATTAATCGGATGTGTTAAGATATTTATCCCTTGCTGTTTATATCAGCACAAAACCCGGCACTCTTATCCACCCAACTTCATCATGACCATGCTCTTTGTGGGTCTAATGAG gtTTGCGACAGTGGTCTTGGGGCTGGTCAGCCTGAAGAACGTAGCGGTGTCTTTTGCTGAGACAGTGAAGAGTTCTGCACCCATCTTCACTGTGATCATGTCTCGGATGATCCTAGGGGAATACACAG GGCTGCTGGTCAACCTGTCCCTCATCCCAGTCATGGGAGGGCTGGCACTGTGCACTGCCACTGAGATAAGCTTCAACATCCTGGGGTTTTCAGCCGCATTATCCACCAACATCATGGACTG tTTGCAGAATGTCTTTTCAAAAAAGCTTCTCAGCGGGGACAAGTACAGGTTCTC GGCTCCGGAGCTGCAGTTCTACACGAGTGCCGCAGCTATGGCTATGCTGATTCCTGCCTGGATCTTCTTCATG GACATGCCTGTGATTGGAAGGAGCGGAAAGAGTTTCAACTACAACCAGGACATCATGCTGCTGCTCCTGACGGATGGTGCCCTGTTCCACCTTCAGAGTGTTACTGCTTACGCCCTCATGGGGAAGATCTCACCCGTGACTTTCAG CGTTGCCAGCACCGTGAAGCATGCCTTGTCCATCTGGCTCAGCATCATCGTTTTTGGCAACAAAATCACCAGCCTGTCAGCCATTGGCACCATCCTTGTGACAGTGGGCGTCTTGCTCTACAACAAGGCCAGGCAGCACCAGCAGGAAGCCATGCAGAGCCTGGCCTCAGCCACCAGTCGGGTCCCAGAGGATGAAACAGAGCCACTTGTTTCTCAGGATCCCAGACAGCACCACTGA
- the Slc35e2b gene encoding solute carrier family 35 member E2B isoform X1 yields MSSSAKPQALEETMPGCEEEPKGRGLLTWGSLFGHQSEKIIFTKGEGNPEESLLTVTITETTVIESDLGVWSSRALIYLSLWFFFSFCTLFLNKYILSLLEGEPSMLGAVQMLSTTLIGCVKIFIPCCLYQHKTRHSYPPNFIMTMLFVGLMRFATVVLGLVSLKNVAVSFAETVKSSAPIFTVIMSRMILGEYTEWVGIALSLARGLHQLPCVLLLPGLLVNLSLIPVMGGLALCTATEISFNILGFSAALSTNIMDCLQNVFSKKLLSGDKYRFSAPGMREIQHLCPRRAPELQFYTSAAAMAMLIPAWIFFMDMPVIGRSGKSFNYNQDIMLLLLTDGALFHLQSVTAYALMGKISPVTFSVASTVKHALSIWLSIIVFGNKITSLSAIGTILVTVGVLLYNKARQHQQEAMQSLASATSRVPEDETEPLVSQDPRQHH; encoded by the exons ATGTCATCTTCTGCAAAGCCCCAAGCACTGGAGGAAACCATGCCTGGATGCGAGGAGGAGCCAAAGGGAAGGGGACTTCTCACCTGGGGCTCCCTTTTTGGTCACCAAAGCGAGAAGATCATCTTTACCAAGGGTGAGGGCAACCCGGAGGAGAGCCTGCTCACTGTCACCATCACGGAGACCACCGTCATCGAGTCGGATTTGGGCGTGTGGAGCTCACGGGCGCTTATCTACCTTTCACTGTGGTTCTTCTTCAGCTTCTGCACACTGTTCCTCAACAAGTACATCCTGTCCCTGCTGGAGGGTGAGCCCAGTATGCTAG GTGCCGTGCAAATGCTGTCTACTACATTAATCGGATGTGTTAAGATATTTATCCCTTGCTGTTTATATCAGCACAAAACCCGGCACTCTTATCCACCCAACTTCATCATGACCATGCTCTTTGTGGGTCTAATGAG gtTTGCGACAGTGGTCTTGGGGCTGGTCAGCCTGAAGAACGTAGCGGTGTCTTTTGCTGAGACAGTGAAGAGTTCTGCACCCATCTTCACTGTGATCATGTCTCGGATGATCCTAGGGGAATACACAG AATGGGTAGGAATAGCCTTGTCCCTGGCAAGGGGCCTGCACCAGTTACCTTGTGTGCTGCTCTTGCCAGGGCTGCTGGTCAACCTGTCCCTCATCCCAGTCATGGGAGGGCTGGCACTGTGCACTGCCACTGAGATAAGCTTCAACATCCTGGGGTTTTCAGCCGCATTATCCACCAACATCATGGACTG tTTGCAGAATGTCTTTTCAAAAAAGCTTCTCAGCGGGGACAAGTACAGGTTCTC GGCCCCAGGCATGAGGGAAATCCAGCATCTCTGTCCTCGCAGGGCTCCGGAGCTGCAGTTCTACACGAGTGCCGCAGCTATGGCTATGCTGATTCCTGCCTGGATCTTCTTCATG GACATGCCTGTGATTGGAAGGAGCGGAAAGAGTTTCAACTACAACCAGGACATCATGCTGCTGCTCCTGACGGATGGTGCCCTGTTCCACCTTCAGAGTGTTACTGCTTACGCCCTCATGGGGAAGATCTCACCCGTGACTTTCAG CGTTGCCAGCACCGTGAAGCATGCCTTGTCCATCTGGCTCAGCATCATCGTTTTTGGCAACAAAATCACCAGCCTGTCAGCCATTGGCACCATCCTTGTGACAGTGGGCGTCTTGCTCTACAACAAGGCCAGGCAGCACCAGCAGGAAGCCATGCAGAGCCTGGCCTCAGCCACCAGTCGGGTCCCAGAGGATGAAACAGAGCCACTTGTTTCTCAGGATCCCAGACAGCACCACTGA